A window from Littorina saxatilis isolate snail1 linkage group LG9, US_GU_Lsax_2.0, whole genome shotgun sequence encodes these proteins:
- the LOC138976793 gene encoding uncharacterized protein, which translates to MHCTLSLMAACLVTLSPVYGWLPRPKEPVQLQVETALEQKLEKMQALEKQNTVDVLDVNLMTGVTSSLPAGMTWHSKLTSGRGECACDRQGVLKLTVEGGMAAQINMTFSHSSGFTFNVGDSVTNDGYGGDRNTQQNDAEVHSINNAIYFYGRDKRGPGGGSYGLLHSEGGFVATQPFTTVTLHVADELATAHNGLKYLYINSHKMFALNGQSDAGGVNYDVYLGMNRVVDSTARTGTGLCNVSVRFYQL; encoded by the exons ATGCACTGCACTCTCTCCCTGATGGCAGCCTGCCTCGTAACCCTCTCGCCAGTGTATGGCTGGTTGCCCAGACCTAAAG AGCCCGTGCAGCTACAAGTAGAGACTGCCCTGGAACAGAAACTGGAGAAAATGCAGGCTCTTGAGAAACAGAACACGGTGGATG TTCTCGACGTCAACCTGATGACGGGCGTGACGTCATCTCTGCCGGCCGGAATGACGTGGCACTCCAAGCTGACGTCAGGCAGAGGGGAATGTGCGTGTGACCGCCAGGGGGTGCTGAAGCTGACGGTGGAGGGAGGCATGGCGGCACAGATCAACATGACTTTCTCCCACTCCTCCGGATTCACGTTCAACGTGGGGGACTCGGTCACCAATGATGGTTATG GGGGTGACCGCAACACTCAGCAGAACGATGCCGAGGTCCACTCAATTAACAACGCCATCTACTTCTACGGCCGCGACAAGCGAGGGCCTGGAGGCGGCAGTTACGGTCTGCTGCACAGCGAGGGGGGCTTTGTGGCCACGCAGCCCTTCACCACCGTCACGCTCCACGTGGCTGACGAGCTGGCCACTGCCCACAACGGGCTGAAATACCTCTACATCAACTCGCACAAGATGTTCGCCCTGAACGGACAAAGTGACGCAGGCGGGGTCAACTATGACGTGTACCTGGGCATGAACAGGGTGGTCGACTCGACGGCTCGCACGGGCACGGGGCTGTGTAATGTGTCCGTCAGGTTCTACCAACTCTAA